The following coding sequences are from one Capsicum annuum cultivar UCD-10X-F1 chromosome 3, UCD10Xv1.1, whole genome shotgun sequence window:
- the LOC107862047 gene encoding probable polyamine transporter At3g19553 translates to MGEEEGMVTHVVKNTANDKNNPKLTLLPLIALIFYEVSGGPFGVEDSVKAGGGPLLSLLGFLIFPLFWSIPEALITAELATSFPQNGGYVIWISSAFGPFWGFQEGFWKWFSGVMDNALYPVLFLDYLKRSMPIFNHLIARIPALLGITVSLTYLNYRGLHIVGFSTVVLASFSLLPFLVMGILSIPRIRPRRWIAVDFKKVEWRGYFNTMFWNLNYWDKASTLAGEVEDPSRTFPKALLGAVLLVVLSYIIPLLAGTGALNTNPSEWSDGYFAEAGMLIGSLWLKWWIQAAAAMSNMGLFEAEMSSDAFQLLGMSEMGMLPSIFASRSKYGTPTISILCSATGVIFLSWMTFQEIVEFLNFLYSVGMLLEFAAFIKLRIKKPDLHRPYKVPFQTVGATVLCLPPALLLLFVMNLASIKTFIVSGSVIILGLFFYPAIVHAKEKKWCHFNTREQLNDLQDRSAAAFELDQVAADDASLSLLGHTEKVQDSKTLSQEISTAD, encoded by the exons ATGGGTGAGGAGGAGGGAATGGTGACTCATGTTGTCAAGAACACTGCAAATGATAAGAACAATCCAAAACTAACTTTACTGCCTCTTATTGCTCTGATTTTCTATGAGGTTTCTGGGGGACCTTTTGGTGTAGAAGATTCAGTTAAAGCAGGCGGTGGCCCTTTGTTATCCTTGCTTGGTTTCTTGATTTTCCCTTTATTTTGGAGCATACCTGAAGCTCTAATCACAGCTGAGTTAGCCACGAGTTTCCCTCAAAATggtggttatgtcatttggatatCATCAGCTTTTGGACCTTTCTGGGGCTTCCAAGAAGGCTTTTGGAAATGGTTCAGTGGTGTCATGGATAACGCTCTCTACCCGGTATTGTTCCTCGATTACTTGAAGCGTTCCATGCCCATCTTTAATCACTTGATTGCAAGAATCCCAGCCCTGTTAGGAATTACTGTCTCTTTAACATACTTAAATTACAGAGGCCTGCATATTGTTGGTTTTTCAACTGTTGTTCTTGCAAGTTTTTCGCTCTTACCCTTTCTGGTAATGGGAATTCTCTCGATTCCTCGAATCAGGCCGAGACGGTGGATTGCTGTGGATTTCAAAAAGGTCGAATGGAGGGGGTACTTTAATACCATGTTTTGGAATCTGAATTACTGGGATAAGGCAAGTACTCTAGCAGGGGAGGTCGAAGACCCTAGTAGAACATTTCCAAAGGCGTTACTCGGGGCTGTACTTTTGGTGGTTTTGTCCTACATAATTCCACTTCTTGCCGGAACAGGAGCTTTAAATACTAATCCTAGTGAGTGGAGTGATGGTTATTTTGCAGAAGCTGGAATGCTGATTGGCAGCTTATGGTTAAAATGGTGGATCCAGGCTGCAGCTGCAATGTCTAATATGGGGTTGTTTGAAGCTGAGATGAGTAGTGATGCCTTCCAACTACTTGGGATGAGCGAAATGGGAATGCTTCCCTCTATATTTGCTTCAAG ATCAAAATATGGGACGCCCACTATCAGCATCTTGTGCTCTGCAACGGGCGTGATATTTCTgtcatggatgacttttcaagAAATCGTGGAGTTTCTTAACTTCCTCTATTCAGTAGGAATGCTTCTTGAGTTTGCAGCCTTCATAAAATTAAGGATAAAGAAGCCAGATCTTCACAGACCTTATAAAGTCCCGTTTCAAACAGTTGGAGCAACCGTGCTTTGCCTGCCACCTGCTCTGTTGCTTCTTTTTGTCATGAATCTGGCTTCTATAAAGACGTTTATAGTAAGCGGCTCAGTCATTATTCTAGGACTCTTCTTTTATCCTGCCATAGTGCATGCAAAGGAGAAAAAATGGTGTCATTTTAATACAAGAGAACAGTTGAATGATCTTCAGGACCGATCAGCAGCAGCTTTCGAACTTGATCAGGTTGCTGCTGATGATGCGTCTCTTAGCCTACTCGGACACACTGAAAAAGTACAAGATTCTAAAACCTTGTCACAAGAGATCTCAACAGCTGATTAG
- the LOC107862049 gene encoding uncharacterized protein LOC107862049 encodes MEKNRASETKKMNGAAAGGGGFKAKLEHVLYSGEKKHVIGGIAVIGVLFGVPWYFMTRGSKQQSHQDYMEKADKARSARLSAGSSSTK; translated from the exons ATGGAGAAGAATAGAGCAAGTGAGACGAAGAAGATGAATGGAGCAGCGGCAGGAGGAGGAGGATTCAAGGCCAAATTGGAGCATGTCTTATATAGCGGTGAAAAGAAGCACGTCATAGGTGGCATCGCCGTCATTGGCGTTCTCTTCGGTGTTCCCTGGTACTTCATGACCCGAG GCTCCAAGCAACAATCTCACCAAGATTACATGGAGAAAGCTGATAAGGCACGGAGTGCTAGGCTCTCTGCTGGTTCATCCTCAACTAAATAA